A single region of the Pseudomonas sp. GGS8 genome encodes:
- a CDS encoding diaminopimelate epimerase has product MTRMYDARGNIYAVVAPDALRGIGIDLPEQASQAAQTREAWALSAIEAFCSWPPGTQPSGSKAHRCDGLLVGPFQSSPPFDLLIVNTDGSLAERSGNGLTIFSQALSEQGLMPREEACLLRVHHDKSDALSPVATPVKSAEIDGVQGFWLDLGKPSFGPQAVAAQGVEPVMLNGREVSHVRPLSALDPAWHRSQFVRIGNPHCVTLVTGADALPSNEQMREPGLSGGLTRIAYAMPTGAGQPCAAGLNLQWAMLESEGRIVARVFERGEGPTASSGTSASAVACAAWRVGWVTAGEVQVLMPGGTAPILLEEVKGELSRVRLFGTARLME; this is encoded by the coding sequence ATGACGCGGATGTACGATGCTCGAGGCAATATCTACGCGGTCGTGGCGCCTGACGCCCTGCGCGGTATCGGTATCGACCTGCCTGAACAGGCCAGCCAGGCGGCGCAAACCCGTGAGGCCTGGGCCTTGTCGGCCATTGAGGCGTTCTGTAGCTGGCCTCCCGGCACACAACCGTCCGGCAGCAAGGCGCATCGTTGCGATGGTCTGCTGGTGGGGCCGTTTCAATCGTCGCCGCCTTTTGACCTGTTGATCGTCAACACCGACGGTTCCCTGGCCGAACGCAGTGGCAATGGTCTGACGATTTTTTCCCAGGCCCTGAGTGAACAAGGGCTGATGCCGAGGGAGGAGGCTTGCCTGCTCAGGGTTCATCACGACAAGAGCGATGCGCTCTCGCCAGTGGCGACTCCGGTGAAATCCGCCGAGATTGATGGCGTGCAAGGGTTCTGGCTGGACTTGGGAAAACCCTCGTTCGGGCCGCAAGCAGTGGCCGCGCAAGGGGTTGAACCGGTGATGTTGAATGGTCGTGAAGTCAGTCATGTGCGGCCGTTGTCTGCGCTCGACCCTGCCTGGCACCGCAGTCAGTTCGTGCGTATCGGTAATCCCCATTGCGTGACGTTGGTGACAGGCGCCGATGCATTGCCCAGTAATGAGCAAATGCGTGAACCGGGGTTGTCTGGCGGATTGACCCGCATTGCCTATGCCATGCCGACCGGAGCAGGGCAGCCGTGTGCGGCAGGGCTGAACCTGCAGTGGGCGATGCTTGAGTCCGAGGGGCGAATCGTTGCGCGGGTGTTCGAGCGTGGCGAAGGGCCGACCGCGTCGTCGGGCACCAGCGCCAGTGCGGTGGCGTGCGCGGCGTGGCGAGTGGGTTGGGTGACGGCCGGGGAAGTGCAAGTGCTCATGCCCGGCGGCACGGCGCCGATTCTGCTGGAGGAAGTGAAGGGCGAATTGAGTCGGGTCAGGTTGTTTGGGACGGCGCGGTTGATGGAGTGA
- the codA gene encoding cytosine deaminase, whose amino-acid sequence MHIINARLRNQEGLHELHLENGLIHSIARQTEAPSLGPDDLDADGNLVVPPFVEPHIHLDATLTAGEPRWNMSGTLFEGIECWGERKATITQEDTKTRAKKTIQTLAAHGIQHVRTHVDVTDPELTALKAMLEVREESRHLIDLQIVAFPQEGIESYRNGRELMEEAIRLGADVVGGIPHFEYTRDQGVSSVKFLMDLAERTGCLVDVHCDETDDPHSRFLEVLAEEARSRDMGSRVTASHTTAMGSYDNAYCAKLFRLLGHSGISFVSCPTESIHLQGRFDNFPKRRGVTRVNELLEAGMNVCFGQDSIVDPWYPLGNGNILRVLEAGLHICHMLGYRNLQSALDLVTDNSAKAMALGDRYGLEPGRPANLLILSADSDYEVIRSQGLPLYSIREGKVLMKRQMPVVEWADRF is encoded by the coding sequence ATGCACATCATCAACGCCCGCCTGCGCAACCAAGAAGGCCTGCATGAGTTGCACCTGGAAAACGGCCTGATTCACAGCATCGCCCGGCAAACCGAAGCCCCGTCACTGGGGCCGGATGACCTGGACGCCGACGGTAATCTGGTGGTGCCGCCCTTCGTCGAACCACACATTCACCTCGACGCCACCCTGACTGCCGGCGAACCGCGCTGGAACATGAGCGGCACGCTGTTCGAAGGCATTGAGTGCTGGGGCGAACGCAAGGCCACCATCACTCAGGAAGACACCAAGACCCGCGCCAAAAAAACCATCCAGACCCTCGCCGCCCACGGCATTCAGCACGTGCGCACCCACGTCGATGTCACCGACCCGGAGCTGACCGCGCTCAAGGCGATGCTCGAAGTCCGCGAGGAAAGCCGCCACCTGATCGACCTGCAAATCGTCGCGTTCCCCCAGGAAGGCATCGAGTCGTACCGCAACGGGCGCGAGTTGATGGAAGAAGCGATCCGCCTGGGTGCCGATGTGGTCGGCGGCATTCCGCATTTCGAATACACCCGGGATCAAGGCGTGAGCTCGGTGAAGTTCCTGATGGACCTGGCTGAACGCACTGGCTGCCTGGTGGACGTGCATTGCGACGAAACCGACGACCCGCACTCGCGCTTCCTTGAAGTGCTGGCCGAAGAAGCGCGCAGCCGCGACATGGGTTCGCGCGTCACCGCCAGCCACACCACGGCGATGGGCTCCTACGACAATGCTTACTGCGCGAAACTGTTTCGCCTGCTCGGGCATTCGGGAATCAGCTTTGTTTCCTGCCCCACCGAAAGCATTCACCTGCAAGGCCGCTTCGACAACTTCCCGAAACGCCGTGGCGTGACCCGGGTGAATGAGTTGCTCGAAGCGGGGATGAACGTGTGTTTCGGTCAGGACTCGATCGTCGACCCGTGGTATCCGTTGGGCAATGGCAACATCCTGCGGGTGCTCGAGGCCGGTTTGCACATCTGCCACATGCTCGGTTATCGCAATTTGCAGAGTGCGCTGGACCTGGTCACGGACAACAGTGCCAAGGCCATGGCGTTGGGAGATCGGTATGGGCTGGAACCGGGGCGGCCGGCGAATCTGCTGATTCTGTCGGCGGACAGCGATTACGAGGTGATCCGTAGTCAGGGGCTGCCGCTGTATTCGATTCGCGAGGGCAAGGTGTTGATGAAGCGGCAGATGCCGGTGGTGGAATGGGCGGATCGGTTTTAA